The proteins below are encoded in one region of Citrobacter enshiensis:
- a CDS encoding YdgA family protein, which translates to MKKSLVAAGVIVALGIVWTGGAWYTGKKLETHLSEMISEANTQLKLNSPEANIELSYQNYQRGVFSSQLQLVVKPIAGKESPWMKPDQSLVVNEAVDHGPFPFAQLKTLNLVPSMASVKTTLVNNAFSKPLFDFAKGESPFEINSRIAYSGDTRSNIAIKPLSYENEGEKVAFSGGEFQLDADKEGSILSLTGEAQSGLVDAVNEYNQKVQITFNNLKTDGASSVASFGGRIGNQQLSVEKLAISVEGKEMSVLEGMNISGKSELTPDGKTINSQLDYTLKSLKVQGQDLGSGQLTLKAGQINAEAWHQFSKQYNAQTQALMAQPDVVQDPDLYQEKVTEAFFTALPLLLKGEPVITVAPLSWKNAKGETALNLSLFLKDPTTSTVEPQTLSQELDRSVKSLEGKLTIPVDMAVEFMTQVAKLEGYQPEEAASMANQQVKGLAAMGQMFRITTMQDNAIATSLQYANGQVTLNGQKMPLDEFVGMFGMPTLPVPQAPAVPQP; encoded by the coding sequence ATGAAAAAATCGCTGGTAGCTGCGGGAGTCATCGTTGCACTTGGCATCGTCTGGACGGGTGGCGCCTGGTACACAGGGAAGAAACTGGAAACGCATCTTTCCGAGATGATTTCTGAGGCTAATACCCAACTTAAACTGAATTCGCCTGAAGCGAACATAGAACTCAGTTATCAGAACTACCAGCGTGGCGTATTTAGCAGCCAGTTGCAGTTGGTGGTAAAACCCATCGCAGGCAAAGAAAGTCCATGGATGAAACCAGACCAAAGTCTGGTGGTGAATGAAGCGGTGGATCACGGTCCCTTCCCGTTCGCCCAGTTGAAGACGCTGAATCTTGTCCCTTCAATGGCGTCAGTCAAAACCACCCTGGTGAACAATGCGTTTAGTAAGCCGTTGTTTGATTTCGCCAAAGGTGAGTCACCGTTCGAAATTAATTCCCGTATCGCCTACAGCGGCGACACGCGCTCCAATATCGCTATCAAGCCATTGAGCTACGAAAATGAAGGCGAAAAAGTGGCATTCAGCGGGGGTGAATTCCAGCTCGACGCAGACAAAGAAGGGAGCATCCTTTCTCTGACAGGTGAAGCGCAAAGCGGACTGGTTGATGCCGTCAATGAATATAACCAGAAAGTACAAATCACCTTTAATAACCTGAAAACCGACGGTGCCAGCAGCGTCGCCAGTTTTGGCGGGCGCATAGGTAACCAACAGCTGTCGGTAGAAAAACTGGCAATCTCAGTCGAAGGCAAAGAGATGTCGGTACTGGAAGGGATGAACATCAGCGGGAAATCCGAACTGACGCCTGATGGCAAAACCATCAACAGCCAACTGGACTACACGCTTAAGAGCCTTAAAGTTCAGGGGCAGGATTTGGGTAGCGGTCAACTGACGTTGAAAGCGGGCCAGATTAATGCTGAAGCCTGGCACCAGTTTAGTAAGCAGTATAACGCGCAAACACAAGCGCTGATGGCACAACCGGACGTGGTGCAAGATCCTGACCTTTATCAGGAAAAAGTGACTGAAGCGTTTTTCACCGCCCTGCCGCTGCTGTTGAAAGGCGAACCGGTGATCACCGTTGCGCCATTGAGCTGGAAAAACGCCAAAGGGGAAACCGCGCTTAATTTATCTCTTTTCCTGAAAGATCCGACAACCTCAACCGTTGAGCCGCAAACTCTGTCGCAGGAGCTGGACCGCTCTGTTAAATCCCTCGAGGGTAAGCTGACGATCCCGGTGGATATGGCCGTTGAGTTCATGACGCAGGTCGCAAAGCTTGAAGGTTATCAACCGGAGGAAGCGGCCAGTATGGCGAATCAACAGGTAAAAGGTCTCGCCGCGATGGGACAAATGTTCCGGATCACGACGATGCAGGATAATGCCATTGCCACCAGCCTGCAGTACGCGAACGGTCAGGTGACGCTTAACGGGCAAAAAATGCCGTTGGATGAGTTTGTGGGGATGTTCGGCATGCCAACGCTCCCTGTTCCACAAGCGCCTGCCGTACCTCAGCCGTAA
- a CDS encoding Mal regulon transcriptional regulator MalI, whose product MAIAKKITIHDVALAAGVSVSTVSLVLSGKGRISSATGERVNAAIEQLGFVRNRQASALRGGQSGVIGLIVRDLSASFYAELTAGLTEALESQGRMVFLLHGGQDGEQLTQRFSMLLNQGVDGVVIAGAAGSSDTLRQLAEEKGIPVVFASRASYLDEVDTVRPDNMQAAQLLTEHLIRHGHQRIAWLGGQSSSLTRAERVGGYCATLLKFGLPFHSDWVLECVSSQKQAAEAITALLRHNPTISAVVCYNETIAMGAWFGLMRAGRQSGESGVDRYFDQQISLAAFADVAEHALDDLPIVWACTPAREIGYTLAERILQKIGHEESVSRSQTISARLITQK is encoded by the coding sequence ATGGCCATAGCCAAAAAAATTACTATCCATGATGTTGCGTTGGCTGCGGGTGTCTCTGTCAGTACCGTTTCCCTGGTTCTTAGCGGCAAAGGCCGCATTTCGTCGGCCACTGGCGAACGGGTGAATGCGGCGATTGAACAGCTCGGTTTTGTTCGCAATCGTCAGGCTTCGGCGCTGCGCGGCGGGCAGAGTGGCGTCATTGGATTGATTGTGCGTGACCTGTCGGCCTCTTTTTATGCAGAACTGACTGCCGGGCTGACGGAAGCGCTGGAGTCGCAGGGGCGGATGGTTTTTCTCCTCCACGGCGGCCAGGACGGCGAACAGCTAACGCAACGTTTTTCTATGTTGCTCAATCAGGGCGTCGATGGCGTGGTGATTGCCGGTGCGGCAGGCAGCAGCGATACCTTGCGACAACTCGCAGAGGAAAAAGGGATCCCCGTCGTTTTTGCTTCACGCGCCAGTTACCTTGATGAAGTGGATACGGTCCGCCCGGATAACATGCAGGCGGCGCAGTTGCTGACCGAGCATCTCATTCGCCACGGGCATCAACGCATTGCATGGTTAGGCGGGCAAAGTTCATCCTTGACCCGGGCCGAGCGCGTTGGCGGCTATTGCGCAACCCTCTTAAAATTCGGTTTGCCATTTCACAGCGACTGGGTACTGGAATGTGTTTCCAGCCAGAAGCAGGCAGCCGAAGCGATCACCGCCTTGCTGCGACACAACCCAACCATCAGCGCGGTGGTCTGCTACAACGAAACCATCGCCATGGGCGCGTGGTTTGGACTGATGCGCGCAGGCCGTCAAAGTGGCGAAAGCGGCGTGGATCGCTATTTTGATCAGCAAATTTCGTTGGCGGCGTTTGCCGATGTTGCGGAACATGCACTGGATGATTTGCCCATTGTCTGGGCCTGTACCCCCGCCCGCGAGATAGGGTATACCCTGGCGGAACGCATCCTGCAGAAGATCGGTCACGAAGAGAGCGTGTCGCGTAGCCAGACCATTTCGGCCCGACTTATCACCCAGAAGTAA
- the malX gene encoding maltose/glucose-specific PTS transporter subunit IIBC → MTTRTTPKITLWEFFQQLGKTFMLPVALLSFCGIMLGIGSSLSSHDVITLIPALGNPVLQALFTWMSKVGSFAFSFLPVMFCIAIPLGLARENKGVAAFAGFVGYAVMNLAVNFWLTAKGILPTTDAAILKANNVQNILGIQSIDTGILGAVIAGIIVWMLHERFHNIRLPDALAFFGGTRFVPIISSVVMGVVGLVIPLVWPVFAMGISGLGHIINSAGDFGPMIFGTGERLLLPFGLHHILVALIRFTEAGGTQDVCGHSVSGALTIFQAQLSCPTTHGFSESATRFLSQGKMPAFLGGLPGAALAMYHCARPENRHKIKGLLISGLIACVVGGTTEPLEFLFLFVAPVLYVIHALLTGLGFTVMAILGVTIGNTDGNIIDFVVFGILHGLSTKWYLVPVVAAAWFAVYYVIFRFAITRFNLKTPGRDTEIASNIEKVVAGAPGKSGYNVPAILAALGGSDNIVNLDNCITRLRLSVKDMSLVNVQALKDNRAIGVVQLNQHNLQVVIGPQVQSVKDEMASLMNTVQA, encoded by the coding sequence ATGACGACGAGAACAACGCCAAAAATAACGTTATGGGAGTTTTTTCAGCAGCTGGGGAAAACGTTTATGTTGCCCGTGGCCCTGCTGTCATTCTGCGGGATCATGCTGGGCATCGGCAGCTCTCTGAGCAGCCATGACGTTATCACTCTGATCCCGGCGTTGGGAAATCCTGTGCTACAGGCCCTGTTTACCTGGATGAGTAAAGTCGGCTCATTTGCGTTCAGTTTCCTGCCGGTGATGTTCTGTATCGCCATCCCGCTCGGGCTGGCGCGCGAAAACAAAGGCGTTGCCGCCTTTGCCGGATTCGTGGGCTATGCCGTGATGAACCTTGCGGTGAACTTCTGGTTAACCGCGAAAGGGATCCTTCCAACCACCGACGCCGCGATTCTGAAAGCCAACAACGTACAGAATATTCTGGGGATCCAGTCGATCGACACCGGGATCCTCGGCGCGGTTATCGCCGGGATTATTGTCTGGATGCTGCACGAACGTTTTCATAACATCCGTCTGCCGGACGCGCTGGCCTTCTTTGGCGGCACCCGTTTCGTTCCGATCATCTCCTCTGTGGTAATGGGAGTTGTCGGCCTGGTCATCCCGCTGGTGTGGCCGGTGTTCGCCATGGGGATCAGCGGACTGGGACACATCATTAACAGCGCCGGTGATTTCGGCCCGATGATTTTTGGTACCGGTGAACGCCTGCTGTTACCGTTTGGTCTGCACCATATTCTGGTGGCGTTGATTCGCTTCACCGAAGCGGGCGGCACGCAGGACGTTTGTGGCCATAGCGTCAGTGGCGCATTAACCATTTTCCAGGCACAGCTGAGTTGCCCGACCACCCACGGTTTCTCTGAAAGCGCTACGCGCTTCCTGTCTCAGGGGAAAATGCCGGCTTTCCTCGGCGGTCTGCCAGGCGCGGCACTGGCCATGTATCACTGTGCCCGCCCGGAAAATCGTCACAAAATTAAAGGGCTGCTGATTTCCGGTCTGATCGCCTGCGTCGTCGGCGGGACGACAGAACCGCTGGAATTCCTGTTCCTGTTTGTCGCGCCCGTGTTGTATGTCATTCATGCCCTGCTGACAGGTCTTGGGTTCACCGTCATGGCGATTCTGGGTGTCACTATCGGTAACACTGACGGCAATATCATCGACTTTGTGGTGTTCGGTATTCTGCATGGCCTCTCCACGAAGTGGTATCTGGTGCCGGTGGTGGCCGCCGCCTGGTTTGCGGTCTACTACGTGATTTTCCGCTTCGCCATTACCCGCTTTAATCTGAAGACGCCGGGTCGCGATACGGAAATTGCCAGCAATATTGAGAAAGTCGTGGCCGGTGCGCCAGGAAAATCCGGCTATAACGTTCCGGCCATCCTCGCTGCGCTGGGTGGCAGTGACAATATCGTCAACCTGGATAACTGCATTACACGTTTACGTTTGTCGGTTAAGGACATGTCGCTGGTGAATGTACAAGCGCTGAAAGACAATCGCGCCATCGGCGTGGTACAGCTGAACCAGCACAATTTACAGGTGGTCATTGGTCCGCAGGTACAGTCTGTTAAAGACGAAATGGCCAGTCTGATGAACACCGTTCAGGCATAA
- a CDS encoding MalY/PatB family protein: MFDFSKVVDRHGTWCTQWDYVADRFGCADLLPFTISDMDFATAPCILEALNQRLTHGVLGYSRWKNEEFLGAISHWFLTRHRTPIDPQSVVYGPSVIYMVSELIRQWSNVGEGVVIHTPAYDAFYKAVEGNQRTVLPVALEKRDNDWFCDMTKLEAVLARPECKILLLCSPQNPTGKVWTRDELETMAALCHRHGVRVISDEIHMDMVWGDHPHIPWSNVARGNWALLTSGSKSFNIPALTGAYGFIEDESSRERYLSALKGRDGLSSPAVLALTAHIAAYQDGAEWLDALRDYLSDNLDFIVQSLNTAFPELNWQAPQSTYLAWIDLRPLNIDDKALQDALIHQEKVAIMPGYTYGQEGKGFVRLNAGCPRSKLEKGVVGLINAIRAVR, from the coding sequence ATGTTCGATTTTTCGAAGGTCGTCGACAGGCACGGTACCTGGTGTACGCAGTGGGATTATGTCGCCGACCGTTTCGGTTGCGCCGATCTGCTGCCGTTTACGATTTCTGATATGGATTTCGCCACTGCCCCCTGCATTCTTGAGGCGCTGAATCAGCGCCTGACGCACGGTGTTCTGGGGTACAGCCGTTGGAAAAACGAGGAATTTTTAGGCGCCATTAGCCACTGGTTTTTGACGCGCCACCGTACCCCGATTGACCCTCAATCGGTGGTGTACGGTCCCTCCGTTATCTATATGGTCTCTGAGTTGATCCGCCAGTGGTCCAATGTGGGCGAAGGCGTGGTCATCCATACCCCGGCTTATGATGCTTTTTATAAAGCCGTTGAGGGTAATCAACGCACCGTTCTGCCTGTTGCGCTGGAAAAACGTGATAACGACTGGTTCTGCGACATGACAAAGCTCGAGGCCGTGCTCGCTCGCCCTGAGTGCAAGATCCTGCTTTTATGCAGTCCTCAGAATCCCACGGGCAAAGTCTGGACCCGTGATGAACTGGAGACCATGGCAGCGCTCTGTCATCGTCACGGCGTCCGGGTTATTTCTGATGAGATTCATATGGATATGGTTTGGGGAGATCACCCTCACATCCCCTGGAGCAACGTGGCGCGCGGCAACTGGGCGCTGCTGACCTCCGGATCCAAGAGTTTCAATATCCCGGCATTAACCGGGGCATACGGGTTTATCGAAGATGAAAGCAGTCGGGAACGCTACCTGAGCGCCCTGAAAGGCCGCGATGGTTTGTCTTCACCGGCAGTTTTGGCGCTCACCGCGCACATTGCCGCCTATCAGGACGGCGCGGAGTGGCTGGATGCGCTACGCGACTACCTCAGCGATAACCTGGACTTTATCGTGCAGTCGCTGAATACGGCATTTCCAGAGCTAAACTGGCAGGCGCCGCAATCCACCTATCTGGCGTGGATCGATCTTCGTCCGTTAAACATTGATGATAAAGCATTACAGGATGCGCTGATTCATCAGGAAAAAGTCGCCATTATGCCCGGATATACTTACGGTCAGGAAGGCAAGGGATTTGTGCGCCTGAATGCCGGTTGCCCCCGCTCGAAACTGGAAAAAGGCGTTGTCGGTTTGATCAACGCTATCCGCGCCGTACGTTAA
- the add gene encoding adenosine deaminase, which yields MIDTSLPLTDVHRHLDGNIRAQTILDLGRQFNVSLPAQTLETLIPHVQVTSTEPDLVSFLSKLDWGVKVLASLDACRRVAYENVEDAARNGLHYVELRFSPGYMAMSHQLPVAGVVEAVIAGVQEGSRAFGVEARLIGIMSRTFGEAACLQELEALLAHRDRITALDLAGDELGFPGSLFLSHFNRARDAGWHITVHAGEAAGPESIWQAIRELGAERIGHGVKAVEDRALMDFLAEQRIGIESCLTSNIQTSTVASLAVHPLKTFLEHGVMASLNTDDPAVQGVDIIHEYTVAAPAAGLTREQIRQAQINGLEMAFLNDAEKRALREKVAAA from the coding sequence ATGATTGATACTTCCCTTCCGTTAACTGATGTTCATCGCCACCTTGATGGCAACATTCGTGCCCAAACTATTCTTGATCTTGGCCGCCAGTTTAATGTGTCCCTCCCCGCTCAGACACTTGAAACCTTGATCCCACATGTGCAGGTAACCTCGACAGAACCTGACCTGGTCAGTTTTCTCTCAAAGCTGGACTGGGGCGTGAAAGTGTTGGCCTCGCTGGACGCCTGTCGTCGCGTGGCCTACGAGAACGTTGAAGATGCCGCGCGTAACGGTTTGCATTATGTTGAGCTGCGTTTTTCGCCGGGTTACATGGCAATGAGCCATCAACTCCCGGTTGCGGGTGTGGTCGAAGCGGTCATCGCTGGCGTGCAGGAAGGCAGCCGGGCGTTCGGCGTTGAAGCGCGTCTGATCGGCATCATGAGCCGCACATTCGGTGAAGCGGCATGCCTGCAGGAACTTGAGGCATTGTTGGCCCACCGCGATCGCATCACCGCCCTCGATCTGGCTGGCGACGAACTCGGATTCCCGGGCAGTTTGTTCCTGTCGCACTTTAATCGCGCACGTGACGCTGGCTGGCATATTACCGTCCACGCTGGTGAAGCCGCCGGTCCGGAGAGTATCTGGCAGGCCATCCGTGAACTGGGCGCTGAGCGAATTGGACATGGCGTAAAAGCCGTAGAAGATCGTGCGTTAATGGATTTTCTGGCTGAGCAACGTATCGGTATTGAATCGTGTCTGACCTCCAATATTCAGACCAGCACCGTCGCATCGCTCGCCGTACACCCACTGAAAACGTTCCTTGAGCACGGCGTGATGGCCAGCCTCAATACCGACGATCCTGCGGTACAAGGAGTGGACATTATTCACGAATACACCGTCGCGGCGCCTGCGGCAGGTCTGACACGTGAGCAGATTCGCCAGGCACAGATCAACGGTCTGGAAATGGCCTTCCTGAATGACGCGGAAAAACGCGCTCTGCGCGAAAAAGTGGCTGCGGCGTAA
- a CDS encoding oxidoreductase — protein MSDNIRVGLIGYGYASKTFHAPLIVGTPGLELVAVSSSDETKVKADWPSVTVVSEPKHLFNDPNIDLIVIPTPNDTHFPLAKAALEAGKHVVVDKPFTVTLSQARELESLARSLGRVLSVFHNRRWDSDFLTLKALLADGVLGEVAYFESHFDRFRPQVRDRWREQGGPGSGIWYDLAPHLLDQAINLFGLPVSMTVDLAQLRPGAQSTDYFHAVLAYPQRRIVLHGTMLAAAESARYIVHGSRASFVKYGLDPQEERLKNGERLPQEDWGYDMRDGVLTRVEGEERVEESWLTVPGNYPAYYAGIRDALNGNGENPVPASQAIQIMELIELGIESAKHRATLSLA, from the coding sequence ATGAGTGACAACATCCGCGTTGGGTTAATCGGTTACGGTTATGCCAGCAAAACCTTCCATGCACCTTTGATCGTGGGGACGCCTGGACTGGAGCTGGTGGCGGTTTCCAGTAGTGATGAAACAAAAGTGAAGGCTGACTGGCCTTCGGTGACGGTTGTCTCTGAGCCTAAGCATCTTTTCAACGATCCGAATATCGACCTTATTGTGATCCCCACCCCGAACGACACGCATTTCCCGCTGGCAAAAGCCGCGCTGGAAGCGGGGAAACATGTCGTGGTGGATAAACCGTTTACCGTGACACTGTCACAAGCGCGTGAGCTGGAGTCATTAGCCCGCAGTCTCGGGCGGGTGCTTTCCGTTTTCCACAATCGACGCTGGGACAGTGATTTCCTGACGCTGAAGGCGCTGCTGGCCGATGGTGTGCTGGGCGAGGTGGCTTATTTTGAATCTCACTTTGACCGCTTTCGTCCGCAGGTTCGCGACCGCTGGCGGGAACAGGGCGGTCCGGGCAGCGGTATCTGGTATGATCTGGCGCCGCATTTGCTCGATCAGGCCATCAATCTGTTCGGCTTACCTGTCAGCATGACGGTCGATCTCGCGCAACTGCGTCCGGGCGCTCAATCTACCGATTACTTCCATGCTGTGCTGGCCTACCCACAGCGCCGGATCGTTCTGCATGGCACGATGCTGGCGGCAGCGGAATCGGCACGCTACATCGTGCACGGTTCGCGCGCAAGCTTTGTAAAATATGGTCTTGATCCGCAAGAAGAACGCCTGAAAAATGGCGAACGTCTGCCACAGGAAGACTGGGGTTACGATATGCGTGATGGTGTCTTAACGCGTGTTGAGGGTGAAGAACGTGTGGAAGAGTCCTGGCTGACCGTTCCGGGTAACTATCCGGCTTATTATGCTGGTATCCGCGATGCGCTGAACGGTAACGGTGAAAATCCGGTTCCGGCGAGTCAGGCTATTCAAATTATGGAACTGATTGAACTGGGTATTGAATCAGCGAAACACCGCGCAACGCTGAGCCTTGCCTGA
- the blr gene encoding division septum protein Blr, translating to MNRLIELTGWVVLVVSVILLGVATHIDNYQPPEPTATVGKK from the coding sequence ATGAATCGTCTTATTGAATTAACAGGCTGGGTTGTTCTTGTGGTCTCCGTCATTCTTTTGGGAGTGGCCACTCATATCGACAATTACCAACCTCCAGAACCTACCGCCACCGTTGGGAAAAAATAA
- the ydgT gene encoding transcription modulator YdgT yields MTVQDYLLKFRKISSLESLEKLFDHLNYTLTDDRDIINMYRAADHRRAELISGGRLFDVGQVPKSVWHYVQ; encoded by the coding sequence ATGACTGTCCAGGATTATCTATTAAAATTCCGTAAAATCAGTTCACTCGAAAGTCTGGAAAAGTTGTTCGATCATCTTAACTACACGCTGACCGACGATCGGGACATTATCAATATGTACCGCGCCGCCGACCATCGTCGTGCGGAATTGATCTCCGGTGGACGCCTGTTTGATGTCGGTCAGGTACCTAAATCCGTCTGGCATTACGTGCAATAA
- a CDS encoding DUF2569 domain-containing protein, whose amino-acid sequence MTTTPAQRIGGWLLGPLAWLLVALLSASLALLLYVTALATPQTLKALSEQETGNLVLWGISFLTAIAMWYYTLWLTIAFFKRRHCVPKHYIIWLLISVLLAIKAFAFSPVPDAFAVRQLLFPLLAAALMAPYFKRSARVKATFVNP is encoded by the coding sequence ATGACCACAACACCGGCACAACGCATCGGAGGCTGGTTGCTTGGCCCGTTAGCCTGGCTGTTAGTCGCGCTATTGAGCGCATCACTGGCACTGTTGCTTTACGTCACCGCGCTTGCGACTCCGCAAACGTTAAAAGCGCTGAGTGAGCAAGAGACGGGCAACTTAGTGCTCTGGGGCATTTCATTTTTGACTGCGATTGCGATGTGGTATTACACGCTGTGGCTGACGATTGCGTTCTTCAAGCGCAGGCATTGTGTGCCTAAGCACTATATTATCTGGCTGCTGATATCGGTATTACTGGCCATCAAAGCATTTGCATTTTCGCCAGTGCCCGATGCGTTTGCCGTTCGCCAACTGTTGTTTCCGTTACTGGCGGCAGCCCTGATGGCGCCCTATTTCAAACGTTCAGCGCGCGTAAAAGCCACGTTTGTGAACCCGTAA
- the rsxA gene encoding electron transport complex subunit RsxA: protein MTDYLLLFVGTVLVNNFVLVKFLGLCPFMGVSKKLETAMGMGLATTFVMTLASICAWLIDTWILIPLDLIYLRTLAFILVIAVVVQFTEMVVRKTSPALYRLLGIFLPLITTNCAVLGVALLNINLGHNFLQSALYGFSAAVGFSLVMVLFAAIRERLAVADVPAPFRGNAIALITAGLMSLAFMGFSGLVKL from the coding sequence ATGACTGATTACCTGCTGCTCTTTGTCGGAACTGTACTGGTCAACAACTTTGTACTGGTTAAGTTTCTGGGCCTTTGTCCATTCATGGGAGTTTCCAAAAAACTGGAAACCGCGATGGGTATGGGGCTTGCTACCACTTTTGTAATGACACTTGCGTCTATTTGCGCTTGGTTGATCGACACCTGGATCCTGATCCCGCTCGATCTCATCTACCTGCGCACGCTGGCGTTTATTTTAGTCATTGCCGTGGTCGTGCAATTTACCGAGATGGTGGTGCGTAAAACCAGTCCAGCGCTGTATCGTCTGTTGGGGATCTTCCTGCCGCTTATCACTACCAACTGTGCGGTGTTAGGCGTGGCGCTGCTCAACATCAACCTCGGTCATAATTTTCTGCAATCGGCACTGTACGGTTTTTCCGCTGCCGTCGGCTTCTCTCTGGTCATGGTGTTATTCGCCGCTATTCGTGAACGCCTCGCCGTGGCAGACGTTCCCGCCCCCTTCCGTGGCAACGCAATAGCGCTGATTACCGCCGGTTTAATGTCATTAGCCTTTATGGGCTTTAGTGGTTTGGTGAAGTTGTAA
- the rsxB gene encoding electron transport complex subunit RsxB, whose translation MNAIWIAVAAVSLLGLAFGAILGYASRRFAVEDDPVVEKIDEILPQSQCGQCGYPGCRPYAEAIGVEGEKINRCAPGGEVVMLKIAELLNVDPQPIDGDEQDLTPVRMLAVIDENNCIGCTKCIQSCPVDAIVGATRAMHTVMNDLCTGCNLCVDPCPTQCIELRPVAETPDSWKWDLNTIPVRIIPVEQHA comes from the coding sequence ATGAACGCTATCTGGATTGCCGTTGCCGCCGTGAGCCTGCTGGGTTTGGCGTTTGGCGCCATTCTGGGTTATGCCTCCCGCCGTTTCGCGGTTGAAGATGATCCGGTTGTTGAGAAAATTGACGAAATCCTGCCGCAGAGCCAGTGTGGACAATGCGGCTATCCTGGCTGCCGCCCTTACGCAGAGGCCATTGGCGTCGAGGGTGAAAAAATAAACCGTTGCGCCCCTGGCGGGGAAGTCGTCATGCTCAAAATTGCGGAATTACTGAATGTGGATCCGCAACCCATTGACGGTGATGAACAGGACCTCACTCCGGTCCGTATGCTGGCGGTCATTGATGAAAACAACTGCATCGGTTGCACAAAATGTATTCAGTCCTGCCCGGTAGACGCAATTGTGGGCGCCACCCGCGCCATGCACACGGTCATGAACGATCTCTGCACCGGCTGCAATCTGTGTGTCGACCCTTGCCCGACCCAGTGCATCGAGTTACGTCCGGTGGCTGAAACACCTGATAGTTGGAAGTGGGATTTGAACACCATTCCCGTTCGTATCATTCCCGTGGAACAACATGCTTAA